A stretch of the Polaribacter pacificus genome encodes the following:
- a CDS encoding sugar MFS transporter: MNTTATNKSYKSAFIFLTTLFFLWGFITVLVDSLIPRLKDVFEMSYAKTVLVQFAFFVAFFVFSLPAGFILSKIGYKKGIVLGLVTMAVGCLLFYPAAEHRLFSVFLVGYFTLAGGITILQVAANPFVALLGSEEGASSRLNLSQAFNSLGTTIAPVVGALFLLSDSVKSSDEIGLLNEAQKSEYYLSEAATVQTPFLVIAGFILLLAVVFLFTKLPTLIEESPKGGYFTLLKNKIMLMGALGIFVYVGAEVAIGSFLVNYFYDSGLAPIVAENETMMSIANTIANTFNQSFSGKDPKSLLGIFVIFYWGGAMIGRFVGAYLTKIMPAGKVLSIFAMLAISMIIISINSTGLLSMWSILAVGLFNSIMFPTIFTLSLEGLGDLKAQASGLLCMAIVGGAVIPFFFGNLIDGFGFKTAFILTIVCYGYILFYGRFKTKRV; this comes from the coding sequence ATGAACACAACTGCAACAAACAAATCCTATAAAAGTGCGTTTATCTTTTTAACCACCTTGTTTTTTTTATGGGGATTTATTACCGTTTTGGTAGATTCATTAATCCCCAGATTAAAAGATGTTTTTGAAATGTCTTATGCAAAAACAGTCTTGGTGCAATTCGCATTTTTTGTGGCCTTTTTTGTGTTTTCACTACCTGCGGGATTCATTTTATCAAAGATTGGTTATAAAAAAGGGATCGTACTTGGTTTGGTAACCATGGCTGTTGGCTGTTTGTTATTTTATCCAGCGGCAGAACACAGACTCTTTTCTGTTTTTTTAGTGGGTTATTTTACCTTGGCTGGTGGGATAACCATCTTACAAGTTGCAGCAAATCCTTTTGTTGCCTTGTTAGGAAGTGAAGAAGGAGCCAGTAGTCGATTAAATTTATCCCAAGCTTTTAATTCTTTAGGAACTACTATTGCGCCAGTTGTAGGAGCCTTGTTTTTATTGAGTGATTCAGTAAAATCATCAGATGAAATAGGCCTGTTAAACGAAGCTCAAAAAAGTGAATATTATCTTTCTGAAGCAGCAACCGTACAAACACCATTTTTAGTAATTGCTGGATTTATTTTATTGTTAGCAGTCGTATTTCTCTTTACCAAATTACCAACATTGATAGAAGAAAGCCCAAAAGGCGGTTATTTTACATTGTTGAAAAACAAAATTATGCTAATGGGTGCTTTGGGAATCTTTGTGTACGTTGGTGCAGAAGTTGCTATTGGTAGTTTTTTAGTCAATTATTTTTACGATTCAGGCTTGGCTCCAATAGTTGCAGAAAATGAGACTATGATGAGCATAGCAAACACGATTGCCAATACCTTTAATCAATCATTTTCTGGCAAAGACCCAAAATCTTTATTGGGGATTTTTGTCATTTTTTATTGGGGAGGAGCAATGATTGGTCGTTTTGTAGGTGCCTATTTAACCAAAATTATGCCCGCTGGTAAAGTGTTGAGTATTTTTGCTATGCTAGCAATAAGCATGATCATCATTTCTATTAATAGTACAGGTTTACTTTCTATGTGGTCTATTTTAGCAGTTGGTTTGTTTAATTCTATAATGTTTCCAACCATTTTTACGCTCAGTTTAGAAGGCTTAGGTGATTTAAAAGCACAGGCCTCTGGTTTGTTGTGTATGGCCATTGTTGGTGGAGCCGTAATACCCTTTTTCTTTGGGAATTTAATTGATGGTTTTGGCTTTAAAACAGCTTTTATTTTAACCATCGTTTGTTATGGTTATATCTTGTTTTATGGACGGTTTAAGACCAAGAGGGTTTAG
- the yidC gene encoding membrane protein insertase YidC, with protein sequence MEKKKFDANSFIGLLLLGAIMLWFMYSSQDEVTPIESSVETVTDTTKNNTVEPNATTIAVSNDSLSNLALQNQLGAFAYGAQTAKKGTTVLENSVLKLVIDNQGGQIIEAEVKNFKTYDSLPLYLIKDKNASFNLNFGTTDNRILNTKDLLFIPSLTKNGDNQVLSLKLKVSDSQFLEYRYEMKPGDYMVGFTVRSQGLSTVINGSNTVKLDWDLDGYRHEKSMKTENMYSTLYFENEDEVDYYQRDATELEETIKWTAFKQHFFSSILLTDTPFSSAQVSTKDLVSADENNKTFTKQFGLSTPLALQGGELNYNMSWYYGPTDYTILKGYKDTNISEIVDLGWGIFGFINRTVFIPIFDLLSGWMTNYGLIIILMTIVVRILMSPLVYKSYVSSAKMKVIRPELQAINERLPGKENAMKRQQETMAVQRKAGVSMMSGCIPALLQMPIFFALFRFFPSNIELRQKGFLWADDLSSFDSIFTWDMHIPIVSSFYGNHISLFPILASVAIFFYMKMNQSQQANMQAPQQEGMPDMQKMMKLMIYLSPIMMLFFFNNYASSLSLYYFISNLLTIVIMLVIKYYVIDEKKIHAQIEENKKRPEKKKGKFRQRLDDAMKQAQEQQAQQKKRK encoded by the coding sequence ATGGAAAAAAAGAAATTTGACGCAAATTCGTTTATCGGTTTATTATTATTAGGAGCGATTATGCTTTGGTTTATGTATTCAAGCCAAGATGAAGTAACTCCTATAGAATCCTCTGTAGAAACTGTTACTGATACAACAAAAAACAATACAGTAGAACCTAATGCAACTACCATTGCAGTAAGCAATGACTCATTAAGTAATCTTGCTTTGCAAAACCAACTCGGTGCTTTTGCTTACGGAGCACAAACCGCAAAAAAAGGAACTACAGTTTTAGAAAATAGCGTTCTAAAATTAGTTATAGACAACCAAGGGGGGCAAATTATTGAGGCTGAAGTTAAAAACTTTAAAACCTATGACTCTTTACCTCTTTATTTAATTAAAGATAAAAATGCATCCTTTAATTTAAATTTTGGAACTACAGATAATCGCATTTTAAACACCAAAGATCTTTTATTTATCCCTAGCTTAACTAAAAATGGAGATAATCAAGTACTTTCTTTAAAATTAAAAGTAAGTGACTCTCAGTTTTTAGAATACCGTTATGAGATGAAACCAGGAGATTATATGGTAGGTTTTACGGTTCGTTCTCAAGGATTAAGTACTGTAATTAACGGTTCTAATACTGTAAAACTAGATTGGGACTTAGACGGGTATCGTCATGAAAAGAGCATGAAGACTGAGAACATGTACAGCACGCTCTATTTTGAAAACGAAGACGAAGTAGACTACTACCAAAGAGATGCTACAGAACTAGAAGAAACCATAAAATGGACCGCTTTTAAGCAGCATTTTTTCTCTTCTATCTTATTGACCGACACACCTTTCTCATCAGCGCAAGTATCTACTAAAGATTTGGTTAGTGCCGATGAAAACAACAAAACCTTTACCAAACAATTTGGCCTTTCTACACCTTTAGCCCTACAAGGTGGTGAACTAAATTACAATATGAGTTGGTATTATGGACCAACAGACTATACAATCTTAAAAGGTTACAAAGACACTAATATTAGTGAAATTGTTGATTTAGGATGGGGTATTTTTGGTTTTATCAACAGAACTGTATTTATTCCAATTTTTGATTTGCTAAGTGGTTGGATGACCAATTATGGTTTGATTATTATATTAATGACCATTGTCGTTCGTATTTTAATGTCTCCATTGGTATATAAATCTTATGTCTCTAGTGCTAAGATGAAAGTAATTCGCCCAGAACTACAAGCTATCAATGAAAGATTGCCTGGAAAAGAAAATGCAATGAAACGTCAGCAAGAAACGATGGCTGTTCAACGAAAAGCCGGTGTAAGCATGATGTCTGGTTGTATCCCAGCACTTTTGCAAATGCCAATTTTCTTTGCCTTATTTAGATTTTTCCCGTCGAATATAGAATTGAGACAAAAAGGCTTCTTATGGGCTGATGATTTATCTTCTTTTGATTCAATTTTTACTTGGGACATGCACATTCCAATTGTATCGTCATTCTATGGAAACCATATTAGTTTATTCCCAATTTTAGCTTCTGTCGCTATTTTCTTTTATATGAAAATGAATCAAAGCCAACAAGCAAATATGCAAGCGCCTCAACAAGAAGGAATGCCTGACATGCAGAAAATGATGAAATTGATGATATACTTATCACCAATCATGATGTTGTTTTTCTTTAACAACTATGCAAGTAGTTTGAGTTTGTACTATTTTATTTCTAACTTATTGACCATCGTAATTATGCTAGTTATTAAATACTACGTAATTGATGAAAAGAAAATTCACGCTCAAATTGAAGAAAACAAAAAACGTCCTGAAAAGAAAAAAGGAAAGTTTAGACAACGTTTAGACGATGCTATGAAACAAGCGCAAGAGCAACAAGCACAACAAAAGAAAAGAAAATAA